In Syntrophales bacterium, the following are encoded in one genomic region:
- a CDS encoding nitroreductase, whose protein sequence is MNVSEAIRKRKSIRDFKPDPVPGDILRDILDLACRAPSAMNTQPWKFLVVTGRTLEEIKRENIERLRAGIMPGEEHLIVGWSQDSVYRRRQVELAMQLFQLMGIKREDREERARWIERGFRFFDAPAAVILLTDRALMEGSPILDMGAVMQNICLAALEYGLGTCIEDQGVMYPDVVRKHCGIPDADMIVIAIAIGYPNPGFPANRLESTRESVDSITTWLS, encoded by the coding sequence ATGAACGTTTCGGAGGCGATCCGAAAGCGCAAGAGCATCCGCGACTTTAAACCCGACCCGGTTCCTGGAGACATCCTGAGGGATATCCTGGACCTGGCCTGCCGCGCACCGTCGGCCATGAACACGCAGCCATGGAAATTCCTGGTCGTAACCGGCAGGACACTGGAGGAGATCAAGCGGGAGAACATCGAGAGGCTGAGGGCGGGAATCATGCCCGGGGAGGAGCACCTGATCGTCGGATGGTCCCAGGACAGCGTATATCGCCGGCGCCAGGTGGAGCTGGCCATGCAGCTGTTCCAGCTGATGGGGATCAAGCGGGAGGACAGGGAGGAGAGGGCCCGCTGGATCGAGCGGGGGTTTCGGTTCTTTGACGCGCCGGCCGCCGTCATTCTCCTGACCGACCGGGCGCTGATGGAAGGTTCCCCCATTCTCGACATGGGGGCCGTCATGCAGAACATCTGCCTGGCGGCGCTGGAATACGGTCTGGGGACCTGCATCGAGGACCAGGGCGTGATGTACCCGGACGTGGTGAGGAAACACTGCGGGATCCCCGATGCGGACATGATCGTGATTGCCATCGCCATCGGCTATCCCAACCCGGGCTTTCCCGCCAACCGGCTGGAAAGCACCCGGGAGTCCGTGGACAGCATCACAACGTGGCTGTCCTGA
- a CDS encoding PAS domain S-box protein encodes MKDERKTKAQLIKDMEALRLRILELEEAETELAHAKRELEASEERYARLVDTVPDVIVHTDLEGNILFINDYALQISGYSREEFMGENILRFVPPEEHERLLMNVTLMMDNRLGPKEYNLVMKDGRTIPFEVNGDVLLDKEGKPFGIVNVCRDISRRRQEEERTRQSEEKFSTIFMTAPDCITITRLRDGLIIDVNAVFEETIGWKREESVGRTSLEMNFWVDPSDRDFMAGELSAGRDVMNREFLFRRRDGAVRSGVYSARTFNLSGEPCIIFMLQDITRRKETERTLRENEERLRGITMNLPGVVYQFYAKNSGEYSISHASGRMMKLFGIPADVESMYQDFVSHIHEEDRDRFTSSLREAVEKCESWDFEGRYVRPSGEILWFQGLSTPTRHEDRLVFDGILLNVTERKRVEDALRNSEEKFRKMTEASNVGIAIIDGERFIYVNPMTRKMSGFSEEEYLSRPMLDFVTPESKELIRRRAMARLEGKPVPERYEFSVLTKNGGIRWAEAGAAVIEYDGKPATIFTIYDITDRKAAEAEREALQARLNSAQKMEALGRLAGGVAHDLNNVLGALSGYSELLLLEIPEGQKARGHVERILQSTEKAAAIIQDLLTLARRGVSSSDVMNLNDLVSGFLKTAVFEKIREFHPRVNFRTQCREGLLNIRGSLVHLEKTLMNLVSNAAESIDGQGEVTIRTENRYLDKPVRGYDEIREGDYAILTVSDTGMGIPAEDMARIFEPFYTKKTMGRSGTGLGLAIVWGTVKDQNGYIDVQTRIGEGTVFTLYFPVTREELTTPRQEVPLEQYMGSGESVLVVDDIAEQREVASGLLKRIGYQVHTVSSGEEAVEYLRGNRADILVLDMIMDPGIDGLETYRRILELHPGQKAILVSGFSETDRVKEAQRLGAGIYVRKPYLMEKIGMAIRAELGRPFA; translated from the coding sequence ATGAAAGATGAAAGGAAGACGAAAGCGCAGCTTATAAAAGACATGGAAGCATTGCGCCTGCGCATCCTCGAACTCGAAGAGGCGGAAACCGAACTTGCGCATGCCAAAAGAGAGCTGGAGGCAAGCGAGGAACGGTATGCAAGGCTGGTCGATACGGTCCCGGACGTGATCGTCCATACCGACCTCGAGGGAAATATTCTCTTCATCAATGACTATGCCCTTCAAATCAGCGGTTACAGCCGGGAGGAGTTCATGGGCGAGAACATCCTCCGGTTCGTGCCTCCCGAAGAGCACGAAAGACTGCTGATGAATGTCACTCTCATGATGGACAACAGGCTGGGGCCCAAGGAATACAACCTGGTCATGAAGGACGGCCGGACCATCCCCTTCGAGGTGAATGGAGACGTGCTCCTGGACAAGGAAGGGAAACCGTTCGGCATTGTCAATGTGTGCCGGGACATCAGCAGGCGCAGGCAGGAGGAAGAGCGTACCCGCCAATCCGAGGAGAAATTCTCGACCATTTTCATGACGGCGCCGGACTGCATCACGATTACGCGGTTGCGGGACGGGCTGATTATCGATGTCAACGCGGTGTTTGAAGAAACGATCGGCTGGAAGCGGGAAGAATCCGTCGGCAGGACTTCCCTTGAGATGAATTTCTGGGTCGATCCTTCCGATCGGGATTTCATGGCCGGGGAGCTGTCGGCGGGCCGGGACGTCATGAACCGGGAGTTCCTGTTCCGCCGCAGGGACGGAGCAGTGCGCAGCGGCGTGTATTCCGCCCGGACCTTCAACCTGTCAGGCGAACCCTGCATCATCTTCATGCTTCAGGACATCACCCGACGCAAGGAAACGGAGCGTACCCTGCGGGAGAACGAGGAGCGGCTGCGCGGCATCACCATGAACCTGCCGGGCGTCGTCTACCAGTTCTATGCGAAGAACAGCGGTGAATACAGCATAAGCCATGCCAGCGGACGCATGATGAAGCTGTTCGGGATTCCGGCTGACGTCGAATCCATGTACCAGGATTTCGTTTCTCATATTCACGAAGAGGACCGCGACCGATTCACCTCCTCTCTCAGAGAAGCTGTGGAGAAATGCGAATCATGGGATTTCGAAGGCCGCTACGTCCGTCCGTCCGGCGAGATCCTGTGGTTCCAGGGCCTGTCCACACCGACACGCCACGAGGATCGCCTGGTTTTTGACGGGATCCTCCTGAACGTCACCGAGCGCAAGCGCGTCGAGGACGCGCTGCGCAACAGCGAGGAAAAATTCAGGAAAATGACCGAGGCGTCAAACGTCGGCATTGCCATCATCGACGGAGAGCGATTCATCTACGTCAACCCCATGACCCGAAAGATGTCGGGATTCAGCGAAGAGGAATACCTCTCCAGGCCCATGCTCGATTTTGTGACCCCGGAATCGAAGGAGCTGATCCGACGGCGGGCCATGGCGCGACTGGAGGGGAAACCGGTGCCCGAGCGCTATGAATTTTCCGTCCTGACCAAGAACGGCGGCATCCGCTGGGCGGAAGCCGGGGCGGCGGTCATCGAATACGACGGGAAGCCGGCCACGATCTTTACGATCTACGACATTACGGACCGGAAAGCCGCCGAGGCGGAAAGGGAGGCCCTTCAGGCCCGGCTGAACAGTGCCCAGAAGATGGAGGCCCTCGGCAGGCTGGCCGGCGGGGTAGCCCACGATCTGAACAACGTCCTGGGAGCCCTTTCCGGTTATTCGGAACTGCTGCTGCTGGAGATTCCCGAAGGCCAGAAGGCCAGAGGCCACGTGGAGAGAATCCTGCAGTCCACGGAGAAAGCGGCAGCCATCATCCAGGACCTCCTCACCCTGGCCAGGCGGGGAGTCTCTTCGTCCGATGTGATGAATCTGAACGACCTGGTCTCCGGCTTCCTGAAAACCGCCGTCTTCGAAAAGATCAGGGAGTTCCATCCCCGCGTGAACTTCAGGACGCAGTGCCGGGAGGGGCTGTTGAACATCCGGGGCTCACTCGTCCACCTTGAAAAGACGCTCATGAACCTGGTGTCGAATGCGGCGGAATCGATCGACGGCCAGGGAGAGGTCACGATCCGGACGGAAAACCGCTATCTCGACAAGCCCGTCCGGGGCTACGACGAGATCCGTGAGGGAGACTATGCGATCCTGACGGTATCCGACACGGGGATGGGCATCCCGGCCGAGGACATGGCGAGGATATTCGAGCCTTTTTACACCAAGAAGACGATGGGCAGGAGCGGAACGGGACTGGGGCTGGCGATCGTCTGGGGAACCGTGAAAGATCAGAACGGATACATCGACGTACAGACAAGGATCGGCGAGGGAACCGTCTTCACGCTTTACTTCCCTGTCACCAGGGAGGAGCTGACCACCCCCCGGCAGGAGGTGCCACTGGAGCAATACATGGGGAGCGGGGAATCGGTTCTGGTGGTCGACGACATTGCGGAGCAGCGCGAGGTTGCCTCCGGATTGCTGAAGCGGATCGGATATCAGGTTCATACCGTCTCCAGCGGGGAAGAGGCGGTGGAATACCTCCGGGGAAACAGGGCGGACATCCTGGTTCTGGATATGATCATGGATCCGGGGATCGACGGCCTGGAAACCTACCGGAGGATCCTGGAGCTCCATCCGGGGCAGAAAGCGATCCTGGTCAGCGGATTTTCGGAGACGGACCGGGTGAAGGAGGCCCAGCGGCTGGGAGCGGGCATCTACGTCAGGAAGCCCTACCTGATGGAAAAGATCGGAATGGCCATCCGGGCCGAGCTCGGACGTCCGTTCGCATAA
- a CDS encoding radical SAM protein — protein MIIREIHARSVLSRSQVYDYAVNPYVGCSHSCRYCYAAFMRRFTGHRETWGEFVDVKINAPDVLAREIARKPVGRVWVSGVCDPYQAAEKRYGITRLCLALLVEKGWPVNVQTKSPLVLRDMEILEKSDDAEVGFSIATADERLRRLFEPGAPPVRERIHALESLRARGIRTYAMIAPILPGAAVLAGELAGKVDYVLLDRLNYHYADRLYAEHKMEWARKEPFFISEGGSLRKGLEDAGIPVTVLF, from the coding sequence ATGATCATCCGGGAAATCCACGCCAGGTCCGTCCTGTCCAGGTCCCAGGTGTACGACTATGCGGTCAATCCTTACGTCGGGTGCAGCCACTCCTGCAGGTACTGCTACGCCGCGTTCATGAGGAGGTTTACCGGCCACCGGGAAACGTGGGGGGAGTTTGTCGACGTCAAGATCAATGCGCCGGACGTGCTGGCCCGGGAAATCGCCAGGAAACCGGTCGGCCGGGTCTGGGTGAGCGGCGTGTGCGACCCCTATCAGGCCGCTGAGAAGCGGTACGGGATCACGCGGTTGTGCCTTGCGCTCCTGGTGGAGAAGGGCTGGCCCGTGAACGTCCAGACCAAGTCGCCCCTGGTTCTCAGGGACATGGAGATCCTGGAGAAGTCAGACGATGCGGAAGTCGGGTTTTCCATTGCCACGGCGGATGAAAGGCTGCGCAGGCTCTTTGAGCCCGGCGCTCCCCCCGTCCGGGAGAGAATTCACGCCCTGGAGAGCCTTCGGGCAAGGGGAATCCGGACCTATGCCATGATCGCCCCAATTCTGCCCGGCGCCGCGGTTCTGGCCGGCGAGCTGGCGGGAAAGGTCGACTATGTGCTGCTGGACCGGCTGAACTACCATTATGCGGACCGGCTCTATGCGGAACATAAGATGGAATGGGCAAGGAAGGAGCCGTTTTTCATCAGTGAGGGCGGCAGCTTGAGGAAGGGCCTGGAGGATGCGGGCATACCCGTAACCGTTTTGTTCTGA